A stretch of the uncultured Cohaesibacter sp. genome encodes the following:
- a CDS encoding amino acid ABC transporter permease: MANMQPSLTRRQAFERKLKRRSLLLAALSTFGVLAAIILLIPLTPGWERVKHSFFNWDVMVRSFPKLLDAFTLDVAIFAWSVPLIAVLGLAIALARDVRDPVLYPLRMFAALYTDIFRGVPVVLVVYLIGFGIPGLGLSRPFNSPYIWGTVALVLTYAAYVAEIFRSGIESIHQSQRSAALSLGLSRADVMRYVVLPQAVRRVIPAQMNILIALQKDVALLSFIGPVEIFRQAGVFKSLLANFTPYVVAAAIFLVVTIPATRLADHLIAKQNRARS; the protein is encoded by the coding sequence ATGGCCAATATGCAACCTAGTCTGACCCGCAGGCAAGCGTTTGAACGCAAGCTCAAACGCCGTTCTCTGCTCCTTGCGGCTTTATCAACCTTTGGCGTGCTGGCAGCCATCATTCTGCTCATCCCGCTGACGCCGGGATGGGAACGGGTCAAGCACAGTTTTTTCAATTGGGATGTGATGGTGCGCAGCTTTCCCAAGCTGCTGGACGCCTTCACGCTTGATGTGGCCATCTTTGCATGGTCGGTGCCTTTGATTGCCGTGTTGGGGCTTGCCATTGCGCTGGCGCGCGATGTGCGCGATCCGGTTCTGTATCCGTTGCGGATGTTTGCCGCGCTCTATACGGACATTTTTCGCGGGGTACCGGTGGTTCTCGTGGTCTATCTGATCGGCTTTGGCATTCCCGGGCTTGGTCTGTCCCGGCCCTTCAATTCGCCCTATATCTGGGGCACGGTGGCGCTGGTGCTGACCTATGCGGCCTATGTGGCCGAGATTTTCCGCTCGGGCATTGAAAGCATCCATCAGTCCCAGCGCAGCGCTGCCCTGTCCCTTGGCCTGTCCAGGGCCGATGTGATGCGGTATGTGGTGCTGCCGCAAGCGGTCCGGCGGGTGATCCCTGCGCAGATGAATATTCTGATCGCACTGCAAAAAGATGTGGCCTTGTTGTCCTTCATCGGGCCGGTGGAAATTTTCCGGCAGGCCGGGGTCTTTAAGTCGCTGCTCGCCAACTTCACCCCTTATGTTGTGGCTGCTGCCATTTTCCTTGTTGTGACCATTCCGGCCACGCGACTGGCCGATCACCTGATTGCCAAGCAAAATCGGGCACGCTCATGA
- a CDS encoding amino acid ABC transporter ATP-binding protein: protein MKLRLNNLHKSFGSTKVLDGISLEVDEGEMICLIGASGSGKSTLLRCINLLEPVDDGEIWLEGEEIGDPTLDPQPIRQRIGIVFQSFNLFPHMTAEENVMLAPRRIFQRSRDALRPEVETLFERFGLRDRMKHYPDQLSGGQQQRVAIVRALAMQPEIMLFDEITSALDPELVGEVLEVLKSLKLDGMTMILATHEMAFARDVADRVCFLDKGRILEQGAPEEIFSHPKEERTRDFLARVLRAS from the coding sequence ATGAAATTGCGACTGAACAATCTGCATAAATCCTTCGGCTCGACCAAGGTTCTGGACGGCATCTCGCTAGAGGTGGATGAGGGGGAGATGATCTGCCTGATCGGCGCTTCCGGCTCTGGCAAGTCGACCTTGCTGCGCTGTATCAATCTGCTCGAACCCGTGGATGATGGCGAGATCTGGCTGGAGGGAGAAGAGATCGGCGATCCGACTCTCGATCCGCAGCCCATTCGCCAGCGGATCGGCATCGTGTTCCAGTCTTTCAACCTCTTCCCGCACATGACGGCAGAAGAAAATGTGATGCTGGCTCCAAGGCGGATTTTCCAACGCAGCCGCGATGCCTTGCGGCCAGAAGTCGAGACATTGTTTGAGCGGTTTGGTCTCAGGGACCGGATGAAGCACTATCCGGATCAGTTGTCCGGCGGCCAGCAGCAACGGGTGGCGATTGTCCGGGCGCTGGCCATGCAGCCGGAAATCATGCTGTTTGACGAAATCACTTCGGCGCTTGATCCGGAGCTGGTGGGTGAAGTGCTTGAAGTGCTGAAGTCCCTAAAGCTGGATGGCATGACGATGATCCTTGCCACCCATGAAATGGCCTTTGCGCGCGATGTCGCCGACCGGGTCTGTTTCCTTGACAAGGGACGCATTCTGGAACAGGGCGCGCCAGAAGAGATTTTCTCGCACCCGAAAGAGGAACGCACCCGCGACTTCCTTGCCCGGGTTCTGCGAGCCAGCTGA